One Corynebacterium aurimucosum genomic window, GGAGGGCAGTCTCGATGGGGGTGGCCTTCCACTGCATGCGCTCCACTAGGGAATCAACGTTGTCGCCGGCCAGTCCCGACCACGTGATACCGGTGGCAGAGAGACCAAGCAGACCGATGAAGATCCAGGCACCGACGGTGGAATGCAGGCGGGTGGCCTTCCAGCGGGCAGAGCGCTTGGGCTGCTGGTGTGCGGCGTTCGCGGTTGCCTTGTTCTTTGGACGGCGGCGAATCCACCACATATAAAGACCCCCGCAGGCCATGACCCACAGCCAAGAGGCAGCCAGCTCCGAGTAGAGCTCACCGATCTTGCCCAAGTGGAAGCTTTCGTGCAGGGAGGAAATCCAGCGGCGTAGCGGCATCTCGCCCAGGCCGGAGTAGGTGGGGTAGTCCCCGATGACCTCGTGCTGTGCGGCCTGGATTTGTTCTTCCAAGCTCACGGGGTGCTCGACCGCCGGAACGGACATGACGTCGTGGTACACCACCTTCTCCAGGGTGGGTGCCATGGCATAGAGGCAGCCAGTCAAGGCCGCAACGAGAATGAAGGGGCCGACGAACATACCGCCATAAAAGTGAATGCGCTGAATGAAAGATCGCAGAGCCGTCCGACTCATAGGTAGTGCTCTTTTCAGTGTCTTTGGTGAAGGCCCCTGCTGAACGTTCGCGGGGCGCTCAGCAAAGGGCGATGGACAGGCGCTGATATCAACTGCACTAGTAGTCTGAGACGATGGTTTCTCGGTTCCCAAGTAGTGAAAAACTTTTTAACTAACTAGGGTTCTCGGTGTTCAAAGGATAAAAGCCCCGCGAGATAAGGCGCGAGAAGCAAGAAACAGTCAAGAAAAAGTCTTCGCAGCTCAACGGGTATAAATTGCGTCGCGGAGTGCTGTTTAAGACCTGTTTGCGATTGATGAAGCAAGAAGGTGATCTCTATTCGCTCCAGAACGGAACATAGTGCAACGAACGCGGACCGGCGTTGGGATCATAGGCATGGATGAGTCCTTCCTCGACGGTGGCAGCAAGCAGGCGTGTGGCTTGAGCGGCTTGTGAGTTCTTCAGCCCGAAGCGCTGACGGATTGAGGAATTGTTAACGGGGAGGTTCTCAAGGAAGCGAAGGCAAGCGTGTTGATAAACGGCTTGGGTCTTTTCTTCCATCGTCATCAGCGCAAAGGGGCGGTAGGCGCTGAGGGAGACGGTGGTACTTCCGTTGGCGCGAATGAGAGCAGGTGGGAAGTGTTCGGCTTCGAGGGAAGAGACGATTTTGTCCCAGCCACTTCCGCGTTGTTCGACAAAATGCGCCAGACGTAAAGCTTCACCGAGATGGGTATTGCGTGTGGTGGACGCCGAGTCAATGAACCGTTGGGGGTCGATAAGCGGGGTCCCTGGGTTGGTTACTTCGACCCGATCGCTGAAAATCTCCACGGTCAAGAATCTGCCACGTTGCTCGAGATCCTGGTGCATGAGTGCATTTGCTAGTACCTCGCGGAAGGCTACCGTTGGCAACAACGGAGTCAATACGCGCTTACCGCTGGAATCAATATGTTCGCCACCTGGACGAATGGTGTTGAAAAGCGTGACTATGTGGGTGAAGGAAGACGCATAGCCTTCGGTGAATTCCCATTCTCGTTCCACCTCCGTGCGTGAAGGGCCGTTGAAGTATAGGACGCGGGGAGCGCGCCCGCGCAGCTCCGGAAAGTCCTGAAGAGAGCGCGCATACATGAGTGCGGACCACGCCGGAATATGCCAGCCTTGCTCGTGTGAGTAGGAGATGGCTTTGGCGCTCCTTAATGTGTCGATAAGGGCAGCGCCTGTCGTATGCGGGAGTTCCGGCCGATTAAGGAAGAAAGCCTCAGGATCAAGGAGGTCGGTAATCGATTCGGGCTCAAGGTTCTCTGCGACTACAGTGTTTTCAAATTCGAACTGATTGAGCTTCTGCCAGAGCTGACGTTCTTCATTGGGAAAATCCATGAGGTTCTTTACATAGCTGCCCTTGCGGAAATACCGTTTCCCTTCGAAGGAATACGGGGCGGACAATGCGGCGGGGATGCGCAGAAGCACAACGAGGCGCCCATCAACCGTGATCTCGTCGAAGGTTAGTTCAGGAGCTGGACTAATGACGCGGTTGAGCCAGGGGAGTAGGTCTTCGTTGCCTTTCCCCTTTGCGCGTTGCCAGTCAAACGACGTCCCAACGACAGCGTGGTCATCGTTTACTCCCCATATGAGGTATCCTGCTGGTTCATCGTGCAGACGCGCCGAGTTGCCTAAAGCGCAGGCATACTTTGCGATCTCCGCGCCAGAGGACAGCTTGTTTACCTTGAACTCGAGCCACGGTAGCTCAGCCGGAAGCGCCGTAAACCGTTTCACGCGGGCTACAAGTTGTTCCTCAGGCGCAGAGTTGATGGGAGTCATGAGTAAAAGTATGCGCGAGAAGCAAGAAACAGTCAAGAAAAAGTCTTCGCAGCTCAACGGGTATAAATAGCGTCGCGGAGTGCTGTTTCAGGTCTGTTTGCGATTAATGAAGCAAGAAAAGGCTCGACCCACTCATCGTGGATCGAGCCTTTGCGGTGGCCTAGCCTTAGTCTAAGACTCCGGGGCTAGGGAAGAAGCGCAGAATTACTTCTTCAGGCCATCAATGATGTCGTTGAAGGCAGCGACTGGGCGCATGACCTCGGCTAGC contains:
- a CDS encoding RNA-binding domain-containing protein gives rise to the protein MTPINSAPEEQLVARVKRFTALPAELPWLEFKVNKLSSGAEIAKYACALGNSARLHDEPAGYLIWGVNDDHAVVGTSFDWQRAKGKGNEDLLPWLNRVISPAPELTFDEITVDGRLVVLLRIPAALSAPYSFEGKRYFRKGSYVKNLMDFPNEERQLWQKLNQFEFENTVVAENLEPESITDLLDPEAFFLNRPELPHTTGAALIDTLRSAKAISYSHEQGWHIPAWSALMYARSLQDFPELRGRAPRVLYFNGPSRTEVEREWEFTEGYASSFTHIVTLFNTIRPGGEHIDSSGKRVLTPLLPTVAFREVLANALMHQDLEQRGRFLTVEIFSDRVEVTNPGTPLIDPQRFIDSASTTRNTHLGEALRLAHFVEQRGSGWDKIVSSLEAEHFPPALIRANGSTTVSLSAYRPFALMTMEEKTQAVYQHACLRFLENLPVNNSSIRQRFGLKNSQAAQATRLLAATVEEGLIHAYDPNAGPRSLHYVPFWSE